In Elusimicrobiota bacterium, one DNA window encodes the following:
- a CDS encoding EamA family transporter — MAVLAAVVWGVSGFVEKIGLRGADPQTGVLARSLGVGVAGAVLLFLRPDVGTGFLALDWRTRLTLMGGGALASVIAQLFFYRALKVGDVGRVAAVGGAWPVVAFVLSVLFLGETLTVRKGLGIFLVVLGAAFLR, encoded by the coding sequence ATGGCCGTCCTGGCCGCCGTTGTTTGGGGCGTCTCGGGTTTCGTTGAAAAGATCGGTTTGCGGGGCGCCGATCCGCAAACCGGGGTGTTGGCCCGTTCCTTGGGCGTCGGCGTGGCCGGCGCCGTCCTTTTGTTCTTGCGTCCCGACGTGGGGACGGGGTTCCTCGCGTTGGATTGGCGGACCCGGCTGACCTTGATGGGCGGCGGGGCGTTGGCCAGCGTCATCGCCCAGTTGTTTTTTTACCGGGCGCTGAAAGTCGGCGACGTGGGACGCGTCGCCGCCGTGGGGGGCGCGTGGCCGGTCGTGGCTTTTGTTTTGAGCGTGTTGTTTCTCGGGGAAACGTTGACCGTTCGAAAAGGTTTGGGAATTTTTCTCGTGGTGCTGGGCGCGGCGTTTTTGCGGTGA